The genome window GAAGACGCAGGCGTGAAAACCGTGAAAAGCTTAGCCGATATCGGTAAAGCACTGAAAGAGCTGACTGGCTGGTAATCCAACCGTTAGTGAATTTCTGCTAAGAAACCCGTCCTTGTGACGGGTTTTTTTATTCGCAGCCATCCATGGAGCTCACCCTCTGGGCCAACGCTTCGCATTGTTCAAAATTGCTCCTGGCAATTTTGTATACCAATTTTCTGCTTGTGGGATTTATTGTAGGGCGGGTCTTGTACCCGCCCGTCAAAATTCAAATTTAATCCCAAACCACCTTGATGGTCGCCCATTAAACAATCACAGGTGTTTATAGGTTTCGCTGAAAAAATAATTGAAATAGAGGTACATAGGCGCTAGTTTGGTACTTAGTGGAGAAGTAGAGACAAGGTTTTGGTATTAGTTTCTGAGCAAAGCCCTGCACTTTTTGGGAGATTTTACAAATGGTCACCATACCCGAACGAGACTGGAAAAGGATCAGAGATTTAAAAGACGAATTACTTAACGTCGCCTGTGAACAAATTTTCCAGCGCATTGAAAAAGTTTCAGCTGGCAGAGCAGGGCAGCAGCATAAAAGTTATCTTGAACTTTATAAATTAATCGAAAAAGAAGACGAAAAAATAGCCAAAATGTTCGACGACCTGAAACGCAGCAACGCCTTTTTTAAGATTGCCGCTCTTAGGCAGTATGGTGTGTTGACTGATGCACAGATGGGACTGTTTTCTGAAGAAACTCAAGCCGTTGTGAAAGACCTTTGCCAGTTTGGGCGTTGAGTTAATCCTTGGGGCAAAGGGCTAGACTGATACTGGATTCCCTAGTAATAAATAGCTAGTTATTTTTTTAATTGACGGGTTTGCTGGCGTGTTTCCGTTTTAATGAGACGCGGTGCAAGGCATGACCCCGACGCCATTGCTAAATGGCGCCACAAGGCGATTGATTTTTTCTGAATAATTTGGGGGAAATATGTCTAGGTCTTTTATTATTTTATTTTTATCCTCACTTTTTTTGTTTGAGCTTAATGGTAAGGAACGCGAAATTGTTCCTTATTTGGAGGCGTCTTTCTGCAAGCAACTAAAGGAAGAAGTTTTAAATGGAAAATATCGTGACTTTAGAGAAATAAGTATTAAGAAGAAAAAGTTATTCTTAGGTGAACGGATAGATCAATATAATCCAAGTGATTATACATTGTGGTTTTCCATATTTGATATTCAAGCGGACGGCACAGAAGATCTCATTGCAATTGATTTCCTTCAGCGTAGTCGAAATGCTTTTTACGCGGCATATTACGTTTTCCCAGATTACGGGAACATTGCTAATGACAAAGAAGAAATGAAGAAGTTTTTTATCAAAACTAAAGTATACCCTCGGTATCCGGATGGGGTTAAACCACTATTTCCCGAAAAGTTCTATATAAAGCTTACTGATGGCTCTATGGTTAGTGAAAGTTTCGTCGGGTATCACTTGATTGAACCGTTATCTTTCGAAGGTGGGAATTACATCTACGCACAAAGAGGGAAGGGGCACGACAGACGAGGGTTGCTTTTTAACGCGGATAATAGCTCTAATTTAAGCATATATTGCATCATTTAGTAATTCTTAGAGCCGATGGGGTCAAGTCTTGCCCCGTGCGTTGCCATTAAGTGTTTTAGAACTGGTGGCTATGTTTGAATTGGTTATTGTTTTCTTAATTAGCTGATTTTCTGGTGTGTTTCCATTTTGATGGGGCACGATGCAAGACCTGACCCTAAAGAGCATTTTTCAACATTTCTCTTGGGCACATTCCTCTTCAAATTGGAGTCCAGATTCAGGACGAAGATTTGTTTTCGCTGCTTTTGCTCAATTATTGGATATTTTTAAATGTATCGTAGGAATTATATGCAGAGAATTTTCAAAAAAATATTTTTGTCAGTGGCTATCTTAATTTTAATCGGTTGTGCGAGTAAGACCCAAGTTCACGTGTATGCGAAGTATTTGCAAGAGACGGAAAAAGAAGCAGTTATGGTGGAGTTGGAGAAGTTGGGGTTTACTGTTATTCCTAATGATCTTGAGTTTCCTATGAACGTTACTGACTCTACATTGTTGTATTCCCCTATGATATCGGATGTAAATAGTATTGATGTGGTAGCGGATGGCATGAATTCCTTGGGTCTGAAAATAGAATCTGTTTCTCCCCTTGTATCGGGGAATCATTGGTATACAAAAAGTTCGATTGCTCTATTTTTGATACCGATGAAAAATGATAAGAATAGGACTCAAAAAGTTGATTTAGTAAATTCGTATCAGTCAGTCGAGTGTGATAAGGGCGTGTCTATTGAGTTGAAAGAAACTGGGGAGTATCAGTTTTTTGGTATGCATTGGAATAAAGTCGATTCGTTGCTCTCAAAAGGTGTTTGGGAATATCGTCAGCATCCTTATATTGAATTACGGCCAATGCAAGGTGAAAGTGCTTATCGTTATTACGAAATAGTTAAAGGCATAGAGGAAGACAACGTTAGTAAAATTAGAACATTAAGGTTAGTGCCTTTACAATCTCATCAACTAGCAGGTGATTGTATATTTATGTTTGGCACAAGGATTCTGCCGAATTAAGGCCTAAATGTTTGAGTTTATAAGAACGTGTTGATCTTTACAGTTCCAATGGGGTTACCCATCCGCAACAATTGCTGCGGATGTGGCAAAAATCAGTCCAAGGTCAGAACCCCGGCAAGTTAGATGATATGGGTGGTGTATGTTAAAAGTCATAGATGTAGATTGGATTGGCGACCATAAACTGGAACTGACCTTTAACGACGGTTATCAGGGACTGGCTGATTTGTCGTTGTATTTCAGCAAAACACCATTTGCAGAGGTTTCAGATTTTAAGAAGTTCTCTTTAACTACTGATGGCTCATTAAACTGGAGTGGCAACGAATTATCGGCTGCGACATTGCGAGCTATCACCCAAGGCGAACATAAAACCATAGAGACCAGCTTTGATGTAAAAGAGATGGAAACTGTGATTAAACAGGCGTCATGGGATTCGATGCAGGAAGGGCGACCTGATATTTTGCAGGCCGCTGTTCGCTCTTACGTGGAGCAATTTGGTCATAGTCAGGTCATTGCCAAAGCCGGTATTAAGAGTCGAACCAGTGCTTATCGCTCCTTAAAGCCAGAAACAACCCCCAATTTTGCCACTCTGGTGCAGCTAGGTCATGCCGTGATTGAACTGGCCAAAGACAAAATAAAGCAAGTCTCGTAACCACTGGCATCTTTCTGAGCGAGTACCGCAGTCAGTTATACAACTTCAGAAAATACGGGCAAACTTTTCTTACCTATAATAATTAACCAAATGGTTGACAATTAATAATAACGCGAGGATACTTAACCATATGGTAAACATTCAAAGTACACAACTGGATGCCGTGTTTCATGCTCTGGCTGATCCAACACGACGGGCTATTATCGCAAGGCTGGCGCAAGCGCCTTGTGGTATCAGCGAGCTGGCGGCACCTTTTGCTATGACACTGGCTGCTATCTCTAAGCATATCAAAGTGCTGGAGGGCGCTGGGTTGGTGGTGCGAAGCATTGAAGGACGTAATCACACCTGCCGGCTGGACACTGGTCCTATGGTTGGTGGTATGGAATGGTTACGCCATTACGAGAAGTTCTGGAATCAACGACTGGACGCTCTGGTTACAGCGCTGAATACTGACGATACAGCAGAGTAAAATCTGGCTGCTTATCAAGGGTTTGGCTAAATAGACGCGAGCATTCTGGTTAGTTTGTCACCCCTTGGTTCAGGCAACAGGGCTTGAGCCACTTCACAGAAGGATGTTCGAAATGTCTGATTATGGTGTACTCCTTGCTCCCGATGTACTCAAGTTGGAACGTTTGCTGCCAGGCCCGCTTGAACGTGTATGGCACTACTTGACTGAATCCGATAAACGTGCGAAATGGTTAGCCGAAGGCCAGGTTGACCCTCGTATTGGCGGCAAAGTGGAACATAGGTTTCGCAATTCAGAGCTTAGCCCTGAGCATGATCTTCCTCCGCCTAAATACGCGGACTGCGCCGGAGCTGTGTCCATGCTGGGTAAAGTGACGACCTGGGATCCAATGCATCAGCTGAGTTACATCTGGAATGAAGGTTCTGGCAGCGAATCTGAAGTTTGTTTCACGCTGGAAGAGCAGGGCGAGCAGGTTAAACTTACAGTGGTCCACCGCCTGCTGACCAATCCGGATGACCGATTGAGCGTGGCTGGCGGCTGGCACACTCATCTCAACATATTACGTGATGTGCTTGAAGGCAAAACCCCAGCGGCGTTCTGGCGGGTACATAGCCTGTTGGAGGAGGAATATAAGGTATTTTTTGCGACTGCCTCTGTTGTTTCAAAGTAAGGAGCCAGCAGATAGCGGCTTTATTTGTTATTCGTCGCGCCTGTACTGTCAAAATACGAGGGTACTGCGTAAAGTGCCCTCTGGTTTCCGCCCTGAACAGACTAAAGTTTCGGCTTGCTCCAACTGAGCCTGTTCAGAGACTTGTTGCCCGTAATGCAGGGTATAACTTAAGCATCAGCAAATATTTACAAATTAACCATTTGCCCCACAGCCTTGAGGCACAGAGCGCTGGCGAATCATTTTAAGCAGTTGCGGCAACATCAGACCAAGCATAACGATCGCCATACCTGTCAGCTGAATAGCTGTGACTTCTTGTCCCATCATCACTGCGGTTAAGGCTGCGAACACCGGAATTAAATTAAAGAACAATGCAGCAGAAGCAGAGCCCAGTTTTTGCACGCCGTTTAAGAAAAACAGATAGCCAACCACAGTACCAAATACGCCTATGTAAAGCATAGCCAGCAGCTCGTTCAGAGACAGATTAAACAGTTCGGTAATAGGGTGGATGTCTCCTTGCAGGCTATTGGCGGCCAGAATAAATGCGTCTCCGGATAACATGCTGATCAAGGTAAAAGGCAAAACCGGTAACCAGTGGCTCATTTTTTGTGACGCTGTTGTGTAAGCCGACCATAGCAGCATAGCCGTGATAATAGTGATATCGCCCTGATTGAATTCAAATTGTAGCAGCGCCTGCCAGCTACCTTTGGTGATCACCAGCAATACACCGGCTAAACCAATCATTAAACTAAAAGCCTGAGCACGGCTGATCCACTTGCGGGACATGGCCGACACCATTAATAGCGTGACGAGTGGGCTTAGTGCCATCACCAAAGCGCCATTGGTGGCTGTTGTATGTTTAACCCCGGTAAATAACAGCAAATTAAAACCACCCACGCCTATCAGGCTGATACCAATCAACCAGCCGTATTGCTGTAACGTCAGTTTTGGCCAGCGTTCGGCTTTGAGCAGTAAATACAGCACTAAACAAAATGCAGCAATGCTGAAGCGCCACACCACCAGCGAATTTTGCGACATATGTTCCAGTACTACTTTTGAGACAGGAAACACACTTCCCCAACAAAAGACACTGATTAATAACAATAAAATAGTAATAAAAGTGGATTGCTGTTTCATAGGATTGATTTAGCTGGTGAACTTGCTTTACATTTTATATATTTCATAAATAAAATAAATAATGACAATTAGCAGGTTAGATTCCAAAAATGAAACCTAGTTACTCTCTTGATGATATGCGGCTATTTTGGGTCGTGGCAGAGGCGGGCAGCTTTCGTCAGGCTGCGACTGTGCTTGGCATTCCGCCTTCTACGTTAAGTCGTCGTATTAACGCTTTAGAACAAGCTTTGGGTTTACGGCTGCTGCATCGTGACGCCCATCGTATTAATTTAACCGGAACCGGTCGTCAGTATTTGGAGCGTTGTGGGCCGCTTTTTAGTGAACTGAATGATATTTCCGGTGAGCTCCATGCCGAAAAACACCAGCCTGCAGGTGTGCTCAGAATTGCAGTGCCTGTCAATACCATGTACCGCTGGCTGGCGAGTGCATTAAATCAATTTCAGTTACGTTATCCGAAAATTGATTTAGATATTCGTATGTCGAACTGGGTGATTGATGTTGGCGAACATGCGATAGATTTAGCGATCCGGGTTGGCGAACCAACTCTGCAGGGATGGATAGCAAGGCCTTTGACCCTAGTGCAATCTTTGCTTTGTGCCAGTAGTCAGGCAACGCAATGGCATCATATTCAGCATCCCTCAGAGCTAATCAATTATCCTTTGGTCGTCAGCAGCCCAATCAATGTATGGAGATTTATTCATCAGGAGCATCAGCAGCACATCGACTATAGTCCGCAGGGCAATATCCGGCTTTCGGTGGATGATATGAATATAGCGATGCAGGCCATTGAGGCCGGCGTAGGTATTGGCTATTTGCCTCGCAGGGTAGTGCAGGAATATATGCAGCAAGGCCGGCTGGTTGCACTTGCCACAGACTGGCAAGGACCAAAACGCGATACATATTTGTTATACCGCGACCGTGACAATCAGCCGCTGCGTTTACGTTTGCTGATTGAACATTTGCTCGAAGTAGCACCAAAAGAATATTAAGCTGGTGGAAGAGTTGTAAATTACACCTATGGCAGGATTCAGCATGTCTGAACACCGCATTTTCACCATGAAGTTTTCCTCTGTTTATCCGCTTTATGTACAAAAAGCTGAGCGTAAAGGCCGGACTCAAGCAGAAGTGGATCAGATTATCAGTTGGCTGA of Rheinheimera sp. MM224 contains these proteins:
- a CDS encoding DUF2442 domain-containing protein, which produces MLKVIDVDWIGDHKLELTFNDGYQGLADLSLYFSKTPFAEVSDFKKFSLTTDGSLNWSGNELSAATLRAITQGEHKTIETSFDVKEMETVIKQASWDSMQEGRPDILQAAVRSYVEQFGHSQVIAKAGIKSRTSAYRSLKPETTPNFATLVQLGHAVIELAKDKIKQVS
- a CDS encoding ArsR/SmtB family transcription factor; translation: MVNIQSTQLDAVFHALADPTRRAIIARLAQAPCGISELAAPFAMTLAAISKHIKVLEGAGLVVRSIEGRNHTCRLDTGPMVGGMEWLRHYEKFWNQRLDALVTALNTDDTAE
- a CDS encoding SRPBCC family protein, coding for MSDYGVLLAPDVLKLERLLPGPLERVWHYLTESDKRAKWLAEGQVDPRIGGKVEHRFRNSELSPEHDLPPPKYADCAGAVSMLGKVTTWDPMHQLSYIWNEGSGSESEVCFTLEEQGEQVKLTVVHRLLTNPDDRLSVAGGWHTHLNILRDVLEGKTPAAFWRVHSLLEEEYKVFFATASVVSK
- a CDS encoding DMT family transporter, with protein sequence MKQQSTFITILLLLISVFCWGSVFPVSKVVLEHMSQNSLVVWRFSIAAFCLVLYLLLKAERWPKLTLQQYGWLIGISLIGVGGFNLLLFTGVKHTTATNGALVMALSPLVTLLMVSAMSRKWISRAQAFSLMIGLAGVLLVITKGSWQALLQFEFNQGDITIITAMLLWSAYTTASQKMSHWLPVLPFTLISMLSGDAFILAANSLQGDIHPITELFNLSLNELLAMLYIGVFGTVVGYLFFLNGVQKLGSASAALFFNLIPVFAALTAVMMGQEVTAIQLTGMAIVMLGLMLPQLLKMIRQRSVPQGCGANG
- a CDS encoding LysR family transcriptional regulator — its product is MKPSYSLDDMRLFWVVAEAGSFRQAATVLGIPPSTLSRRINALEQALGLRLLHRDAHRINLTGTGRQYLERCGPLFSELNDISGELHAEKHQPAGVLRIAVPVNTMYRWLASALNQFQLRYPKIDLDIRMSNWVIDVGEHAIDLAIRVGEPTLQGWIARPLTLVQSLLCASSQATQWHHIQHPSELINYPLVVSSPINVWRFIHQEHQQHIDYSPQGNIRLSVDDMNIAMQAIEAGVGIGYLPRRVVQEYMQQGRLVALATDWQGPKRDTYLLYRDRDNQPLRLRLLIEHLLEVAPKEY